One genomic window of Aethina tumida isolate Nest 87 chromosome 3, icAetTumi1.1, whole genome shotgun sequence includes the following:
- the LOC109599690 gene encoding cytochrome P450 4c21: MLPIIVALVIVATFALDFFWNWAHRKQYKAFYSTPTPMFYLPIIGNLMYFNGSILEALNMICERYGKSTLVYLPRRVYVTSKPEEIKVILNSPFSLDKLNEYGLLKELQGDKTLFRSQVHTWKKIRKILSKLFVPMNINNSTSTFYEYTTRLLDKFRTPDYKNKVEAIFEELSFDVFCKSMLGLEVKGDDKPEFLSALSEVQKIAVDRFGSLLHANDYTFKFFPAAKRAKELQQLCYSNVTKLTNEALALEPEKQGNLPLLDNLKLIPNVEDNYTHKHIEDEVLSFIFAVTATTSFTTAYTLCLLAIHPKYQETVYEEVLDIIGKTKEIEPDHVRNLNYLEMCISESQRLLPIAPMVGRETTGDIDLGDKIIPAQTGISISIINLHRDPDTYPDPLVYNPERFLPEEIAKRHQYSFIPFSGGPRNCIGNKYAMVLMKVTIANIIRNFKVTTKYKSINDIKFNSSMTMTPIEPLDFTFTPRT, encoded by the exons ATGTTACCCATTATCGTGGCGCTGGTGATAGTTGCGACTTTTGCGCTGGATTTTTTTTGGAACTGGGCACACAGAAAACAGTACAAGGCCTTTTACAGCACCCCAACCCCCATGTTTTATCTACCCATCATCGGGAATCTGATGTACTTTAACGGAA GTATTCTGGAGGCGCTGAACATGATTTGCGAGCGCTACGGAAAGAGCACGCTGGTTTATTTGCCTAGGAGGGTTTATGTCACTTCGAAACCGGAGGAAATTAAAGTCATACTGAACAGTCCCTTCTCTTTGGACAAGTTAAACGAATATGGGCTTCTGAAGGAGCTACAGGGCGACAAAACTTTATTTAGGTCCCAAg ttCACACATGgaaaaaaatacgaaaaatCCTATCGAAACTCTTCGTCCCAATGAACATCAACAACAGCACAAGCACATTCTATGAATACACGACCCGCCTCCTCGACAAATTCAGAACACCCGATTACAAAAACAAAGTCGAAGCAATTTTTGAAGAACTATCCTTCGATGTTTTTTGCA aatcgATGTTGGGATTAGAGGTGAAAGGCGATGACAAGCCGGAGTTTTTGTCCGCTCTATCAGA AGTTCAAAAAATAGCGGTTGACAGGTTTGGCAGCTTGTTACACGCCAACGACTATACTTTTAAGTTTTTCCCGGCGGCGAAGCGTGCTAAGGAACTGCAACAGCTCTGCTATTCGAATGTTactaaa CTGACAAACGAGGCTTTGGCTTTAGAACcag AAAAACAGGGAAACCTACCTCTGCTCGACAACTTAAAGCTCATACCCAACGTTGAGGACAATTACACTCATAAGCACATAGAGGACGAGGTTTTATCCTTTATTTTTGCG GTAACTGCCACGACATCCTTTACAACAGCTTATACGTTGTGTCTCTTGGCTATCCACCCTAAATACCAA GAGACAGTCTACGAGGAAGTCCTGGACATAATCGGCAAAACTAAAGAGATCGAGCCGGACCACGTCCGCAACTTGAACTACTTGGAGATGTGCATCAGCGAATCGCAGAGATTGTTGCCGATCGCCCCAATGGTCGGTCGTGAGACGACCGGCGATATAGATCTGGGCGATAAAATTATACCGGCGCAAACCGGCATCTCGATATCGATAATCAACTTGCACCGCGATCCGGACACTTATCCGGATCCGTTGGTTTACAATCCGGAACGGTTTTTGCCCGAAGAGATCGCCAAAAGGCACCAGTATTCGTTCATTCCTTTTTCGGGCGGGCCGAGGAATTGTATCg gtAATAAATATGCGATGGTTCTGATGAAGGTGACAATTGCGAATATAATTAGGAATTTTAAGGTGACTaccaaatataaatcaattaacgacattaaattcaattccaGTATGACCATGACTCCCATTGAACCTTTGGATTTTACTTTTACCCCAAGAACATAA
- the LOC109599699 gene encoding protein D2 produces the protein MDQAGLTPTVIDAVPADLLSVTYPNNVVVECGAELKPAQVENEPTVTWSADPGKYYLLLMIDPDAPSKTRPFIGQVNHWMVGNIPGNDVRSPNSDVIVEYRGSGPPKNTGLHRYVFLVYEQEGKMGFDERRSHAKTYANRFKFSAKKFSEKYRLGNPIAGNYFQAQWDEHVEEANKNVSIPIQVMFQYVWNKLFF, from the exons ATGGACCAGGCCGGCTTGACCCCGACCGTCATAGATGCAGTTCCCGCCGACCTTTTATCGGTAACATACCCAAACAACGTCGTGGTCGAATGCGGGGCAGAATTGAAACCCGCACAAGTGGAAAACGAGCCGACTGTTACGTGGTCCGCGGATCCGGGCAAATATTACCTACTTTTGATGATCGATCCGGACGCGCCGTCCAAAACTCGTCCGTTTATCGGACAGGTCAACCACTGGATGGTCGGAAACATTCCCGGGAACGATGTCAGGTCCCCGAATTCGGATGTGATCGTCGAATACCGAGGATCCGGACCGCCGAAAAATACCGGATTGCACAG ATACGTGTTTCTGGTCTACGAACAAGAGGGAAAGATGGGATTCGACGAACGAAGAAGTCATGCGAAAACCTACGCGAACAGGTTCAAGTTTTCGGCGAAGAAGTTCAGTGAAAAGTACCGTCTTGGTAATCCGATAGCTGGAAACTATTTTCAAGCTCAGTGGGACGAGCATGTTGAAGAGGCGAACAAAAATGTTTCCATACCGATTCAAGTCATGTTTCAATATGTGtggaacaaattatttttttag